A genomic segment from Drosophila willistoni isolate 14030-0811.24 chromosome 2L unlocalized genomic scaffold, UCI_dwil_1.1 Seg168, whole genome shotgun sequence encodes:
- the LOC6643240 gene encoding transcription activator MSS11 — protein sequence MVSRRKILSRSRDDLNLDQTFTQQEEEEDVWYQKDKLYKEHIQEVLDKWTQIDDEIWAKVIVFERNRRVAKAYARAPVLTINGSDDGFDGMRIGLCGFDNPMRDQKTDEMKRIIGQGVKIKMDDAGNILVRRYAKSNVYVKSTASQPNEETSIGAEILKLPNQALESEKIVKLFDMKKFQSNVNRELRRAYPDRRRLETQCLSAVAFVKSENDILECPIWVLIVNVVAMDMLKSKLPPVQRPIVDIKNRPRIPIPDEDPYSVAGNGSGGSSGSSGFGSSHQQQQQQQQLHLLQQQQQQQQQHLGKHLNNGNGHVAATREQLLIQTQQLAHKRSEKPPKLPPRDNVYNAHDMIPKPDYDDIDLETRIKLSRGKSDKGKDNKKYDDPYYCGLRARVPNFVKSSKSKDQRDGNGNNISMTNNNGNVGITTLSQKKTSIIHGMHPHHIQQQQQLMAAAAHAAHHQQQQQQHHHHQIWQTRSYESGIDSELVESPYNHIYGRHLPLPTRGYVPTPRMFIGEWD from the exons ATGGTATCTCGAAGAAAAATTCTATCACGTTCACGGGATGATCTAAATCTTGACCAGACCTTTACGCAACAGGAGGAAGAGGAGGATGTCTGGTATCAAAAGGATAAACTATACAAG GAACACATCCAAGAGGTGTTGGACAAATGGACGCAAATCGACGATGAAATCTGGGCCAAAGTTATAGTCTTTGAGCGTAATCGCCGTGTGGCCAAGGCATATGCTCGCGCCCCAGTGCTGACTATTAATGGCTCTGATGATGGCTTCGATGGCATGCG cATTGGACTTTGTGGCTTTGACAATCCCATGAGAGATCAGAAAACGGATGAAATGAAGCGCATCATTGGTCAG ggtgtcaaaatcaaaatggaCGATGCTGGAAATATACTTGTACGTCGCTATGCCAAAAGCAATGTCTATGTGAAGAGCACAGCAAGTCAACCCAATGAGGAGACATCGATTGGTGCCGAAATCTTAAAGCTGCCAAACCAGGCGCTCGAAAGCGAAAAAATAGTCAAG CTATTCGACATGAAAAAGTTTCAATCGAATGTGAATCGTGAACTGCGTCGTGCCTATCCAGATCGTCGCCGCTTGGAGACGCAATGCCTATCGGCAGTGGCCTTTGTCAAGTCAGAGAATGACATTTTGGAGTGCCCCATTTGGGTGCTTATTGTTAATGTGGTAGCCATGGATATGCTAAAGAGCAAACTGCCACCAG ttcaACGTCCAATTGTAGATATTAAGAATCGTCCGCGTATACCCATACCTGATGAGGATCCCTATAGTGTGGCTGGCAATGGCAGTGGCGGTAGTTCGGGTAGTTCTGGCTTTGGCAGCagccaccaacaacaacagcagcagcaacaactacatcttcttcagcaacagcagcagcaacaacaacagcatctGGGTAAACATTTGAATAATGGAAATGGTCATGTTGCTGCCACACGAGAACAATTGCTAATCCAAACGCAACAATTGGCTCACAAACGCAGCGAGAAGCCACCCAAATTGCCGCCCAGGGATAATGTCTATAATGCCCACGATATGATTCCAAAG CCGGACTACGATGACATTGATTTGGAAACACGCATCAAATTGTCACGAGGCAAATCCGACAAGGGCAAAGATAATAAGAAATATG ACGATCCCTACTATTGTGGTCTACGGGCTCGTGTGCCAAACTTTGTCAAATCATCCAAATCAAAGGATCAAAGGGATGGCAACGGCAATAACATCAGTATGACCAATAATAATGGCAATGTTGGCATCACAACGCTTAGTCAGAAGAAGACATCGATCATACATGGCATGCATCCACATCAtatacaacagcaacaacaattgatGGCAGCGGCAGCGCATGCTGCtcaccaccaacaacagcaacaacagcatcatcatcatcagatTTGGCAGACTCGCAGCTATGAGAGTGGCATAG ATTCCGAGCTTGTTGAATCACCATACAATCACATCTATGGACGCCATTTACCGCTGCCAACACGCGGCTATGTGCCCACTCCACGCATGTTTATTGGGGAATGGGACTGA
- the LOC6643239 gene encoding proteasome inhibitor PI31 subunit isoform X3, producing the protein MVEFFYGWDLLYKTVNSDVHKKADLLIALVHFVLTKHYSFRCLGIGDDKTLPEEEAESGSELLPDDWNSDDAKFSLRYVNNKTLYLLLGHMTEDALLINLLDTNTKKVSNICIEPENLVIELKGPLTNMIPTVSEIVDRFRKELLEPVFSGNSKEQTTQTTSNTNTNTNNPARDIDPLRVTEPRGPGSFMPFEPRPFGFPEVGRGDLDPLARGGPGNLFPFDPRPNAPGVRPRFDPFGPPDRNILGRGPNPDHFRPPNWEPDYYM; encoded by the exons ATGGTGGAGTTTTTCTACGGATGGGACTTACTGTATAAGACAGTGAATTCCGACGTTCACAAAAAAGCTGATTTATTAATCGCTCTGGTCCATTTTGTGCTCACCAAGCACTATAGCTTTCGATGTTTGGGTATTGGCGATGAT AAAACATTGCCAGAAGAAGAGGCAGAGTCGGGCAGTGAGCTACTGCCGGATGATTGGAATTCGGATGATGCCAAGTTTTCCCTCCGCTATGTGAATAATAAAACTCTCTATCTCCTACTGGGACACATGACCGAGGATGCGTTGCTTATCAATTTGTTGGACACAAATACGAAAAAAGTGTCCAATATATGCATTGAACCAGAGAATCTAGTAATTGAATTGAAGGGTCCCCTAACCAATATGATTCCTACAGTATCGGAAATTGTGGATCGTTTCCGCAAGGAGCTGTTAGAACCG gtATTTTCAGGGAATTCTAAAGAACAAACCACGCAGACCacttcaaatacaaatacaaacacCAATAACCCAGCACGCGATATAGATCCCTTACGCGTTACCGAACCCAGAGGACCAGG AAGTTTTATGCCATTCGAGCCTCGCCCTTTTGGCTTTCCCGAAGTTGGCCGCGGCGATCTGGATCCCTTAGCTCGCGGTGGTCCTGGTAATTTGTTTCCCTTTGATCCGCGTCCTAATGCTCCAGGCGTAAGGCCGCGATTCGATCCATTCGGTCCACCAGATAGAAATATACTTGGCCGTGGCCCAAATCCAGATCATTTCAGACCGCCAAACTGGGAACCCGACTACTATATGTAA
- the LOC6643239 gene encoding proteasome inhibitor PI31 subunit isoform X1, protein MESSTSSAAAGAKSGMVEFFYGWDLLYKTVNSDVHKKADLLIALVHFVLTKHYSFRCLGIGDDKTLPEEEAESGSELLPDDWNSDDAKFSLRYVNNKTLYLLLGHMTEDALLINLLDTNTKKVSNICIEPENLVIELKGPLTNMIPTVSEIVDRFRKELLEPVFSGNSKEQTTQTTSNTNTNTNNPARDIDPLRVTEPRGPGSFMPFEPRPFGFPEVGRGDLDPLARGGPGNLFPFDPRPNAPGVRPRFDPFGPPDRNILGRGPNPDHFRPPNWEPDYYM, encoded by the exons ATGGAATCATCAACTTCTTCTGCTGCCGCAGGTGCAAAATCCGGCATGGTGGAGTTTTTCTACGGATGGGACTTACTGTATAAGACAGTGAATTCCGACGTTCACAAAAAAGCTGATTTATTAATCGCTCTGGTCCATTTTGTGCTCACCAAGCACTATAGCTTTCGATGTTTGGGTATTGGCGATGAT AAAACATTGCCAGAAGAAGAGGCAGAGTCGGGCAGTGAGCTACTGCCGGATGATTGGAATTCGGATGATGCCAAGTTTTCCCTCCGCTATGTGAATAATAAAACTCTCTATCTCCTACTGGGACACATGACCGAGGATGCGTTGCTTATCAATTTGTTGGACACAAATACGAAAAAAGTGTCCAATATATGCATTGAACCAGAGAATCTAGTAATTGAATTGAAGGGTCCCCTAACCAATATGATTCCTACAGTATCGGAAATTGTGGATCGTTTCCGCAAGGAGCTGTTAGAACCG gtATTTTCAGGGAATTCTAAAGAACAAACCACGCAGACCacttcaaatacaaatacaaacacCAATAACCCAGCACGCGATATAGATCCCTTACGCGTTACCGAACCCAGAGGACCAGG AAGTTTTATGCCATTCGAGCCTCGCCCTTTTGGCTTTCCCGAAGTTGGCCGCGGCGATCTGGATCCCTTAGCTCGCGGTGGTCCTGGTAATTTGTTTCCCTTTGATCCGCGTCCTAATGCTCCAGGCGTAAGGCCGCGATTCGATCCATTCGGTCCACCAGATAGAAATATACTTGGCCGTGGCCCAAATCCAGATCATTTCAGACCGCCAAACTGGGAACCCGACTACTATATGTAA
- the LOC6643239 gene encoding proteasome inhibitor PI31 subunit isoform X2, whose product MESSTSSAAAGAKSGMVEFFYGWDLLYKTVNSDVHKKADLLIALVHFVLTKHYSFRCLGIGDDKTLPEEEAESGSELLPDDWNSDDAKFSLRYVNNKTLYLLLGHMTEDALLINLLDTNTKKVSNICIEPENLVIELKGPLTNMIPTVSEIVDRFRKELLEPVFSGNSKEQTTQTTSNTNTNTNNPARDIDPLRVTEPRGPGFMPFEPRPFGFPEVGRGDLDPLARGGPGNLFPFDPRPNAPGVRPRFDPFGPPDRNILGRGPNPDHFRPPNWEPDYYM is encoded by the exons ATGGAATCATCAACTTCTTCTGCTGCCGCAGGTGCAAAATCCGGCATGGTGGAGTTTTTCTACGGATGGGACTTACTGTATAAGACAGTGAATTCCGACGTTCACAAAAAAGCTGATTTATTAATCGCTCTGGTCCATTTTGTGCTCACCAAGCACTATAGCTTTCGATGTTTGGGTATTGGCGATGAT AAAACATTGCCAGAAGAAGAGGCAGAGTCGGGCAGTGAGCTACTGCCGGATGATTGGAATTCGGATGATGCCAAGTTTTCCCTCCGCTATGTGAATAATAAAACTCTCTATCTCCTACTGGGACACATGACCGAGGATGCGTTGCTTATCAATTTGTTGGACACAAATACGAAAAAAGTGTCCAATATATGCATTGAACCAGAGAATCTAGTAATTGAATTGAAGGGTCCCCTAACCAATATGATTCCTACAGTATCGGAAATTGTGGATCGTTTCCGCAAGGAGCTGTTAGAACCG gtATTTTCAGGGAATTCTAAAGAACAAACCACGCAGACCacttcaaatacaaatacaaacacCAATAACCCAGCACGCGATATAGATCCCTTACGCGTTACCGAACCCAGAGGACCAGG TTTTATGCCATTCGAGCCTCGCCCTTTTGGCTTTCCCGAAGTTGGCCGCGGCGATCTGGATCCCTTAGCTCGCGGTGGTCCTGGTAATTTGTTTCCCTTTGATCCGCGTCCTAATGCTCCAGGCGTAAGGCCGCGATTCGATCCATTCGGTCCACCAGATAGAAATATACTTGGCCGTGGCCCAAATCCAGATCATTTCAGACCGCCAAACTGGGAACCCGACTACTATATGTAA